A stretch of the Capsicum annuum cultivar UCD-10X-F1 chromosome 10, UCD10Xv1.1, whole genome shotgun sequence genome encodes the following:
- the LOC107852152 gene encoding beta-ureidopropionase isoform X1 yields MERREGEETVVAENGSTQENPKDGSICGFDSLHRLLQASLSPQLFQEVSRMLLGLNCGKEVEPITLQRPIKALSSKHNFDLQAFSFSADRESLRGPRIVRVGLIQNSVALPTTAPFLNQREGIFQKLIPMIDAAGSSGVNILCLQEAWTMPFAFCTREKKWCEFAEQIDGESTSFLQQFAQKYNMVIISPILERDLNHGETLWNTAVIIGNHGNIIGKHRKNHIPRVGDFNESTYYMEGNTSHPVFETAYGKIAVNICYGRHHPLNWLAFGLNGAEIVFNPSATVGELSEPMWPIEARNAAIANSYFVGSINRVGTEVFPHPFTSGDGKPQHSNFGHFYGSSHFSAPDASCTPSLSRCKDGLLISDMDLNLCRQLKDKWGFRMTARYEVYSDLLARYMKQDFEPQVISDPLLHKSAQVLP; encoded by the exons ATGGAGAGGAGAGAAGGCGAAGAAACGGTTGTTGCAGAAAATGGATCAACTCAGGAGAACCCAAAAGACGGTTCGATTTGTGGGTTTGACTCTCTTCATCGTCTCCTTCAAGCTTCTCTCAGCCCCCAACTTTTCCAG GAAGTCAGTCGCATGCTTCTTGGGCTAAATTGTGGAAAGGAAGTTGAGCCCATCACTCTTCAACGGCCTATCAAAGCTCTCTCTTCTAAACACAATTTTGATCTTCAG GCTTTTAGCTTTTCTGCGGACAGAGAGTCACTGAGAGGACCTCGGATTGTGAGGGTTGGACTCATTCAGAATTCTGTTGCTCTACCCACAACTGCACCTTTCCTGAACCAAAGGGAGGGCATCTTTCAAAAGTTGATTCCCATGATTGATGCTGCAGGTTCTTCAGGGGTCAACATTCTATGCTTGCAA GAGGCATGGACGATGCCATTTGCATTTTGTACTCGTGAGAAAAAATGGTGTGAATTTGCTGAGCAGATTGATGGAGAATCAACAAGTTTTCTTCAGCAATTTGCACAAAAATATAACATGGTTATCATTAGTCCAATTCTTGAGAGGGATTTGAACCATGGAGAAACCCTGTGGAACACAGCAGTAATAATTGGAAATCATGGTAACATAATAGGGAAACATCGGAAG AATCATATACCTAGAGTTGGGGACTTCAACGAGAGTACATATTACATGGAAGGGAACACTAGCCATCCCGTGTTTGAGACAGCATATGGCAAGATTGCTGTTAATATATGTTATGGAAGGCACCATCCACTGAACTGGTTAGCTTTTGGGTTAAATGGTGCAGAGATTGTTTTCAACCCATCAGCTACTGTTGGTGAACTTAGTGAACCAATGTGGCCCATAGag GCTCGCAATGCAGCAATAGCAAATAGTTATTTTGTTGGTTCAATTAACCGTGTCGGAACAGAAGTTTTCCCCCATCCCTTCACTTCAGGAGATGGAAAGCCACAACATTCAAATTTTGGGCATTTCTATGGTTCCAGTCATTTTTCTGCACCAGATGCATCGTGTACACCATCTCTGTCCCGTTGCAAGGATGGATTGTTGATATCTGACATGGATCTCAACCTTTGCCGGCAGCTGAAGGACAAGTGGGGATTTCGAATGACTGCTCGTTATGAAGTCTATTCTGATCTGCTTGCTCGTTATATGAAACAGGATTTTGAGCCACAAGTCATTTCTGACCCCTTGTTACATAAGAGTGCTCAAGTTCTGCCTTGA
- the LOC107852152 gene encoding beta-ureidopropionase isoform X2 — MERREGEETVVAENGSTQENPKDGSICGFDSLHRLLQASLSPQLFQAFSFSADRESLRGPRIVRVGLIQNSVALPTTAPFLNQREGIFQKLIPMIDAAGSSGVNILCLQEAWTMPFAFCTREKKWCEFAEQIDGESTSFLQQFAQKYNMVIISPILERDLNHGETLWNTAVIIGNHGNIIGKHRKNHIPRVGDFNESTYYMEGNTSHPVFETAYGKIAVNICYGRHHPLNWLAFGLNGAEIVFNPSATVGELSEPMWPIEARNAAIANSYFVGSINRVGTEVFPHPFTSGDGKPQHSNFGHFYGSSHFSAPDASCTPSLSRCKDGLLISDMDLNLCRQLKDKWGFRMTARYEVYSDLLARYMKQDFEPQVISDPLLHKSAQVLP; from the exons ATGGAGAGGAGAGAAGGCGAAGAAACGGTTGTTGCAGAAAATGGATCAACTCAGGAGAACCCAAAAGACGGTTCGATTTGTGGGTTTGACTCTCTTCATCGTCTCCTTCAAGCTTCTCTCAGCCCCCAACTTTTCCAG GCTTTTAGCTTTTCTGCGGACAGAGAGTCACTGAGAGGACCTCGGATTGTGAGGGTTGGACTCATTCAGAATTCTGTTGCTCTACCCACAACTGCACCTTTCCTGAACCAAAGGGAGGGCATCTTTCAAAAGTTGATTCCCATGATTGATGCTGCAGGTTCTTCAGGGGTCAACATTCTATGCTTGCAA GAGGCATGGACGATGCCATTTGCATTTTGTACTCGTGAGAAAAAATGGTGTGAATTTGCTGAGCAGATTGATGGAGAATCAACAAGTTTTCTTCAGCAATTTGCACAAAAATATAACATGGTTATCATTAGTCCAATTCTTGAGAGGGATTTGAACCATGGAGAAACCCTGTGGAACACAGCAGTAATAATTGGAAATCATGGTAACATAATAGGGAAACATCGGAAG AATCATATACCTAGAGTTGGGGACTTCAACGAGAGTACATATTACATGGAAGGGAACACTAGCCATCCCGTGTTTGAGACAGCATATGGCAAGATTGCTGTTAATATATGTTATGGAAGGCACCATCCACTGAACTGGTTAGCTTTTGGGTTAAATGGTGCAGAGATTGTTTTCAACCCATCAGCTACTGTTGGTGAACTTAGTGAACCAATGTGGCCCATAGag GCTCGCAATGCAGCAATAGCAAATAGTTATTTTGTTGGTTCAATTAACCGTGTCGGAACAGAAGTTTTCCCCCATCCCTTCACTTCAGGAGATGGAAAGCCACAACATTCAAATTTTGGGCATTTCTATGGTTCCAGTCATTTTTCTGCACCAGATGCATCGTGTACACCATCTCTGTCCCGTTGCAAGGATGGATTGTTGATATCTGACATGGATCTCAACCTTTGCCGGCAGCTGAAGGACAAGTGGGGATTTCGAATGACTGCTCGTTATGAAGTCTATTCTGATCTGCTTGCTCGTTATATGAAACAGGATTTTGAGCCACAAGTCATTTCTGACCCCTTGTTACATAAGAGTGCTCAAGTTCTGCCTTGA